CTCGAACTTCGCCCGCTTCTCCTCCGGCACCAGCGCCACGTACTCCGGGTGCTTGGCGATCCACCCGCGGATGAACGGGCAGTACGGCAGGACGGCGGCGCCCCGCTCGCGGACGGCGTCCAGCGCGGCGCGGGCCAGCTTGCCTCCCAGCCCCTGGCCCTCGAACGCGGGGTCGATGACGGTGTGCACGAAGGCGACCGTCCGCCCCTCGTCGCGGAGCTGGTACTCGGCGAAG
Above is a genomic segment from Kitasatospora cineracea containing:
- a CDS encoding GNAT family N-acetyltransferase encodes the protein MEPQVRDHAEESRFEISTDAGLAGFAEYQLRDEGRTVAFVHTVIDPAFEGQGLGGKLARAALDAVRERGAAVLPYCPFIRGWIAKHPEYVALVPEEKRAKFEL